A region of Drosophila suzukii chromosome 2L, CBGP_Dsuzu_IsoJpt1.0, whole genome shotgun sequence DNA encodes the following proteins:
- the Aasdh gene encoding beta-alanine-activating enzyme isoform X2, translating into MHRPQHRSAQKLNVSMADIIYLGTPCTFDPFVVEFFLALQNGATLLISRHSIRDSPSKLLCALFPDNLAKPGISILQMTPSLFRGFGATCIRDRVLSRSSSLRVLLLGGEPFPSNAELVTWMDPSVLLQKHICNIYGITEISCWSHLHIVQSLQTPVPLGKPIDEDTIIRIQFQNNNDSAQGELYLGSATRRCYIPEIDDKVDSSEDDSGICFRATGDLVTREKDGTIFYGERSNDMVKRAGNRISLGMITRKIQKCLLSSELAACLWLEDLQKLICCIRSLEPKTRVQQRAQTFDILSKVSMAEQPDRFVYLQHFPCNVNGKLDKKELLKLCIPLAQPAQQILKSYLHDRLECVEKTDDTSAKRQKIEETAPCGYDLSFRQAGGTSFHAITICREIGLQMCIDDEQRHLFEMLLDENVPLRTVLRFLDTAKLVANNVKRKPVETAAVSSCHSGLVIKRIEQPVLKLQFYWKVNFEKCIDSPVSEYEGRYICVGAHSKILRTLDPQTGNELSIVRLPNRIECKVTFLSEKLAMVGCYDGCLYGFNPQTGDTVFSVEIGGMIKSQPLLTTDGRRIIVCSYAEDYNVYCLSAEQQEVLWCQKIGEKAIFAGALELPSEQSLIICTLDGSCSRVAITDGSVEWTHKFREPIFSTPVLLESKSNVFLAAEVAGRVHACHVGNGKVLATFSTEGNIFSSLVVKTPPTFMGHSFVVFGCIDQHVYCLRCKTGPGAKSVDFELHWKTNVGAPIYATPSLLTVQPNGILAWCGATDGRVVLMNFRNGEIQWSDKLPGEVFSSACYIESLRRVYVGCRDNFLYCLGI; encoded by the exons ATGCATCGCCCCCAACATCGTAGCGCTCAG AAGCTAAACGTCTCTATGGCTGACATCATTTATCTGGGCACACCCTGCACTTTTGATCCCTTCGTGGTGGAGTTCTTTCTGGCCCTGCAAAATGGCGCAACTTTACTGATCAGCCGCCACTCTATAAGGGACTCTCCTAGCAAGTTGCTATGTGCCCTCTTTCCCGATAACCTGGCCAAGCCAGGCATCAGTATTCTGCAGATGACGCCGTCGCTGTTCCGCGGATTTGGAGCCACCTGTATCAGAGATAGGGTGTTGAGCAGGTCTAGCTCACTCAG AGTGCTCCTTCTTGGCGGTGAACCGTTTCCCTCGAATGCTGAACTCGTTACTTGGATGGACCCGAGTGTCCTGCTGCAGAAACACATTTGCAACATCTATGGAATCACAGAGATATCCTGCTGGAGCCACCTGCACATCGTTCAGTCGCTACAGACCCCAGTGCCTTTGGGCAAGCCCATCGACGAAGACACGATTATACGGATTCAATTTCAAAACAATAACGATTCGGCACAAGGAGAGCTCTATCTGGGCAGTGCCACGCGGCGTTGCTATATACCAGAAATAGATGACAAAGTGGATTCTTCAGAAGACGATTCCGGCATTTGTTTCAGAGCAACTGGAGATCTGGTCACTCGAGAAAAGGATGGTACAATATTTTATGGGGAGAGGTCAAATGATATGGTGAAGAGGGCCGGTAATCGTATAAGCTTGG GTATGATAACTCGCAAAATCCAAAAATGTCTGCTTAGCAGCGAACTGGCGGCTTGCCTGTGGCTCGAGGATTTGCAAAAGCTGATCTGCTGCATCCGCAGCTTGGAGCCAAAGACCAGAGTTCAACAGCGGGCCCAGACCTTCGATATACTCTCCAAGGTGTCGATGGCAGAGCAGCCAGATAGATTTGTCTACCTGCAACACTTTCCCTGCAATGTTAATGGCAAACTGGACAAAAAAGAGCTCCTCAAGCTGTGCATTCCCCTGGCTCAACCCGCTCAGCAAATATTGAAGAGTTATCTGCACGACAGACTAGAATGTGTGGAAAAGACTGATGATACTTCGGCGAAAAGGCAGAAAATCGAGGAAACTGCTCCCTGTGGCTATGACTTGAGCTTTCGTCAGGCGGGTGGCACATCCTTCCATGCCATCACCATTTGCCGGGAGATCGGACTGCAAATGTGCATCGATGATGAGCAGCGGCATCTGTTTGAGATGCTATTGGACGAGAATGTTCCGTTGCGAACAGTTCTAAGGTTCTTGGACACGGCCAAGTTGGTGGCCAATAATGTCAAGCGAAAGCCCGTGGAGACGGCGGCGGTTAGTTCCTGCCATTCCGGCCTGGTAATCAAACGAATCGAACAGCCGGTGCTCAAGCTTCAGTTTTACTGGAAGGTAAACTTCGAGAAGTGCATTGACTCCCCAGTAAGCGAATACGAGGGACGCTACATATGCGTTGGCGCACATTCCAAAATTCTACGTACTCTGGATCCCCAGACGGGCAACGAACTGAGTATTGTCCGGCTACCCAATCGCATTGAGTGCAAGGTTACGTTTCTCAGCGAAAAACTTGCCATGGTGGGCTGCTACGATGGTTGTCTCTACGGTTTCAATCCTCAAACCGGTGACACTGTGTTTTCCGTGGAAATTGGCGGCATGATTAAATCGCAGCCCCTGCTTACCACCGATGGTCGTCGAATTATAGTATGCAGCTATGCGGAGGACTACAATGTCTATTGCTTGTCAGCCGAGCAGCAGGAAGTGCTGTGGTGTCAGAAGATTGGCGAGAAGGCGATCTTTGCAGGAGCTCTGGAGCTGCCAAGCGAACAGTCGCTCATCATCTGTACTTTGGACGGCAGCTGTTCGCGTGTGGCCATCACCGATGGCTCCGTTGAGTGGACGCATAAGTTCAGGGAGCCTATTTTCTCCACACCTGTCCTACTGGAATCCAAGTCCAATGTCTTTCTGGCCGCCGAAGTGGCTGGTCGAGTTCACGCCTGTCATGTGGGCAACGGAAAAGTG ttgGCCACCTTCAGCACAGAAGGAAACATCTTCTCCTCGCTGGTGGTCAAGACTCCACCCACTTTCATGGGACATTCCTTTGTCGTCTTCGGTTGCATAGATCAACATGTCTACTGCCTGCGATGTAAAACGGGCCCGGGCGCAAAATCCGTTGATTTTGAGCTGCACTGGAAGACCAATGTGGGTGCCCCTATTTATGCCACGCCCAGTCTGCTCACAGTGCAACCGAATGGAATTCTCGCTTGGTGCGGCGCCACCGATGGACGTGTCGTCCTGATGAACTTCAGGAATGGCGAGATTCAGTGGTCTGACAAACTTCCCGGCGAAGTGTTTTCCAGTGCTTGCTATATTGAGAGCCTTCGACGGGTATACGTGGGTTGTCGAGATAACTTCCTGTACTGTCTGGGCATCTAA
- the prg gene encoding zinc finger protein piragua, giving the protein MHIPETTEVTQEREVCTCRLCHRETDANSPNIFESSVACCKDVSIAEVSQALWSVQYDRHEFLSELICPECLEILEDAFEQRRGMQEREKALQEQLKDLIREDAKYRPGLNGNPGEFLPEEGCIIVEVDPEKLAETSEDEFALGSDGEYENYEDDDEEEEEDFDEEDEEEGQNGEDVDMPLGMDAAQMAAQKAVAADTNSATARPKRAFLCQYCDLGFTLPAECQEHERSAHDPNAPFCCTYCNLKMVTRPALISHIKTLHDPDRPYVCAHCRKGFVRRSDLKKHTIVHTGVRPYTCNVCSKSFSRNTNLTKHMRIHSGVKPFVCQQCPRSFQTAVEMMRHTRSHGEVKAFQCGRCPYSFSRRDKLLAHQQVHTRRDVEQQQQQMGLLPPLEGDLAHLQQQQQQAAFQAKQKAQSQSKNSRNHRCDICDRAFQRERDLQRHRALHMDSLFACKTCNQGFNRREQLHRHELEAHGPSFTCGICCISFLHQIELENHLKVHQLQHKMAQRAQEASILPLKIAELAPVAPMAPVVQPPPQMRPTAAELSFYSNMIPTMNLGFYSETRPEE; this is encoded by the exons ATGCATATACCGGAGACCACCGAAGTGACCCAGGAACGGGAGGTGTGCACTTGCCGTCTGTGCCACCGCGAGACGGATGCCAACTCGCCAAATATTTTTGAGAGCTCGGTGGCGTGCTGCAAGGATGTGTCTATTGCGGAGGTTTCCCAGGCTCTGTGGAGCGTTCAG TACGATCGCCACGAGTTTTTGTCCGAACTCATATGCCCGGAGTGCCTGGAGATCCTAGAGGACGCCTTTGAGCAAAGGAGAGGGATGCAGGAACGGGAGAAGGCGCTGCAGGAGCAGCTCAAGGACCTGATAAGGGAGGATGCCAAGTACCGGCCCGGTCTCAATGGCAATCCAGGAGAGTTTTTGCCCGAAGAGGGCTGCATCATCGTGGAAGTCGACCCGGAAAAGCTGGCGGAGACCAGTGAAGATGAGTTTGCCCTCGGCTCCGACGGAGAATACGAAAACTACGAGGACGACGAtgaagaggaggaggaagaCTTTGACGAGGAAGATGAGGAAGAAGGTCAGAATGGCGAGGATGTGGACATGCCGCTGGGCATGGATGCGGCCCAGATGGCTGCTCAAAAGGCGGTTGCGGCAGACACCAACTCCGCGACGGCACGGCCAAAACGCGCCTTCCTCTGCCAGTACTGCGATCTGGGCTTCACCCTGCCCGCCGAATGTCAGGAGCACGAGCGTAGCGCCCACGACCCTAACGCACCGTTCTGCTGCACCTACTGCAACCTTAAAATGGTCACCCGGCCCGCTTTGATTTCGCACATTAAGACACTGCACGATCCGGATCGTCCGTATGTGTGCGCGCACTGCCGCAAGGGATTCGTGCGTCGCTCCGATCTCAAGAAGCACACAATTGTCCATACGGGCGTGCGGCCATATACCTGCAACGTGTGCTCCAAGAGTTTCTCGAGGAACACCAATCTGACCAAGCACATGCGCATCCACAGCGGCGTCAAGCCGTTCGTGTGCCAGCAGTGCCCGCGATCGTTCCAGACGGCAGTGGAGATGATGAGGCACACACGCTCCCACGGCGAGGTGAAGGCTTTTCAGTGTGGCCGCTGCCCTTACTCGTTTTCGCGCAGGGATAAATTGCTGGCCCACCAGCAAGTTCACACTAGGCGGGATgtggagcagcagcagcagcaaatgGGACTACTTCCGCCATTGGAGGGCGATCTGGCGcatctgcagcagcagcagcagcaggctgCTTTCCAGGCGAAGCAAAAGGCTCAGTCACAATCTAAAAACTCTCGCAATCATCGATGCGATATTTGCGATCGTGCTTTCCAGCGGGAGCGCGACCTGCAACGCCATCGAGCCCTCCACATGGACTCGCTGTTCGCCTGCAAGACTTGTAATCAAGGTTTCAACCGACGCGAGCAACTGCATCGGCATGAACTGGAGGCCCATGGACCCAGCTTTACGTGTGGCATCTGCTGCATCAGCTTCCTGCATCAAATTGAGCTGGAGAATCACCTTAAGGTCCATCAGCTGCAGCACAAGATGGCGCAGCGGGCCCAGGAGGCTTCCATTTTGCCTCTCAAAATAGCCGAGCTGGCGCCAGTGGCCCCGATGGCTCCGGTGGTCCAGCCACCCCCACAAATGCGACCCACGGCCGCGGAACTCTCGTTCTACAGCAACATGATTCCCACTATGAATCTGGGCTTCTACAGCGAGACTCGACCCGAGGAGTAG
- the Aasdh gene encoding beta-alanine-activating enzyme isoform X1, with amino-acid sequence MATAEIHPELAGESRPEEDPPTENLEPKTASDAKPPEKLYDINRIQAFKDVPFVIERVEAEDMILTYGTAAKEVQTVLQFLGQKIPPGSGIALRITEHTPASCLLILTILNHKCHFFPTDKMMLSQELHDQMCAAGVDFVLVNKHLTVAPLHFTHLFSIMLLKEVCKLYMVKNKSTAFAKKPLPANMCYTVTTTGSTGSSKIIHVPYECIAPNIVALSQKLNVSMADIIYLGTPCTFDPFVVEFFLALQNGATLLISRHSIRDSPSKLLCALFPDNLAKPGISILQMTPSLFRGFGATCIRDRVLSRSSSLRVLLLGGEPFPSNAELVTWMDPSVLLQKHICNIYGITEISCWSHLHIVQSLQTPVPLGKPIDEDTIIRIQFQNNNDSAQGELYLGSATRRCYIPEIDDKVDSSEDDSGICFRATGDLVTREKDGTIFYGERSNDMVKRAGNRISLGMITRKIQKCLLSSELAACLWLEDLQKLICCIRSLEPKTRVQQRAQTFDILSKVSMAEQPDRFVYLQHFPCNVNGKLDKKELLKLCIPLAQPAQQILKSYLHDRLECVEKTDDTSAKRQKIEETAPCGYDLSFRQAGGTSFHAITICREIGLQMCIDDEQRHLFEMLLDENVPLRTVLRFLDTAKLVANNVKRKPVETAAVSSCHSGLVIKRIEQPVLKLQFYWKVNFEKCIDSPVSEYEGRYICVGAHSKILRTLDPQTGNELSIVRLPNRIECKVTFLSEKLAMVGCYDGCLYGFNPQTGDTVFSVEIGGMIKSQPLLTTDGRRIIVCSYAEDYNVYCLSAEQQEVLWCQKIGEKAIFAGALELPSEQSLIICTLDGSCSRVAITDGSVEWTHKFREPIFSTPVLLESKSNVFLAAEVAGRVHACHVGNGKVLATFSTEGNIFSSLVVKTPPTFMGHSFVVFGCIDQHVYCLRCKTGPGAKSVDFELHWKTNVGAPIYATPSLLTVQPNGILAWCGATDGRVVLMNFRNGEIQWSDKLPGEVFSSACYIESLRRVYVGCRDNFLYCLGI; translated from the exons ATGGCAACTGCCGAGATACATCCTGAATTGGCGGGAGAATCACGGCCAGAAGAGGACCCTCCCACTGAGAATTTGGAACCCAAGACTGCATCGGATGCAAAGCCGCCAGAAAAGCTTTACGACATCAACAGAATCCAAGCCTTTAAGGATGTTCCCTTCGTGATAGAACGTGTGGAGGCCGAGGACATGATCCTGACGTATGGCACTGCGGCAAAAGAAGTACAGACGGTGCTCCAATTCTTGGGACAGAAGATTCCCCCCGGTTCAGGAATTGCCCTTCGCATCACAGAACACACGCCAGCTTCTTGTCTTCTGATCCTTAC GATACTCAACCACAAGTGCCACTTCTTTCCCACGGACAAGATGATGCTCTCCCAGGAGCTGCACGATCAGATGTGCGCAGCCGGAGTGGACTTTGTGCTGGTCAATAAACATTTGACTGTTGCACCTTTACACTTTACGCATCTGTTTAGCATAATGTTGTTAAAGGAGGTCTGCAAGCTGTACATGGTGAAGAACAAATCCACTGCATTCGCCAAGAAACCCCTGCCCGCTAATATGTGCTATACCGTCACCACCACTGGAAGCACAGGAAGCTCGAAAATAATACATGTGCCTTACGAATGCATCGCCCCCAACATCGTAGCGCTCAG CCAGAAGCTAAACGTCTCTATGGCTGACATCATTTATCTGGGCACACCCTGCACTTTTGATCCCTTCGTGGTGGAGTTCTTTCTGGCCCTGCAAAATGGCGCAACTTTACTGATCAGCCGCCACTCTATAAGGGACTCTCCTAGCAAGTTGCTATGTGCCCTCTTTCCCGATAACCTGGCCAAGCCAGGCATCAGTATTCTGCAGATGACGCCGTCGCTGTTCCGCGGATTTGGAGCCACCTGTATCAGAGATAGGGTGTTGAGCAGGTCTAGCTCACTCAG AGTGCTCCTTCTTGGCGGTGAACCGTTTCCCTCGAATGCTGAACTCGTTACTTGGATGGACCCGAGTGTCCTGCTGCAGAAACACATTTGCAACATCTATGGAATCACAGAGATATCCTGCTGGAGCCACCTGCACATCGTTCAGTCGCTACAGACCCCAGTGCCTTTGGGCAAGCCCATCGACGAAGACACGATTATACGGATTCAATTTCAAAACAATAACGATTCGGCACAAGGAGAGCTCTATCTGGGCAGTGCCACGCGGCGTTGCTATATACCAGAAATAGATGACAAAGTGGATTCTTCAGAAGACGATTCCGGCATTTGTTTCAGAGCAACTGGAGATCTGGTCACTCGAGAAAAGGATGGTACAATATTTTATGGGGAGAGGTCAAATGATATGGTGAAGAGGGCCGGTAATCGTATAAGCTTGG GTATGATAACTCGCAAAATCCAAAAATGTCTGCTTAGCAGCGAACTGGCGGCTTGCCTGTGGCTCGAGGATTTGCAAAAGCTGATCTGCTGCATCCGCAGCTTGGAGCCAAAGACCAGAGTTCAACAGCGGGCCCAGACCTTCGATATACTCTCCAAGGTGTCGATGGCAGAGCAGCCAGATAGATTTGTCTACCTGCAACACTTTCCCTGCAATGTTAATGGCAAACTGGACAAAAAAGAGCTCCTCAAGCTGTGCATTCCCCTGGCTCAACCCGCTCAGCAAATATTGAAGAGTTATCTGCACGACAGACTAGAATGTGTGGAAAAGACTGATGATACTTCGGCGAAAAGGCAGAAAATCGAGGAAACTGCTCCCTGTGGCTATGACTTGAGCTTTCGTCAGGCGGGTGGCACATCCTTCCATGCCATCACCATTTGCCGGGAGATCGGACTGCAAATGTGCATCGATGATGAGCAGCGGCATCTGTTTGAGATGCTATTGGACGAGAATGTTCCGTTGCGAACAGTTCTAAGGTTCTTGGACACGGCCAAGTTGGTGGCCAATAATGTCAAGCGAAAGCCCGTGGAGACGGCGGCGGTTAGTTCCTGCCATTCCGGCCTGGTAATCAAACGAATCGAACAGCCGGTGCTCAAGCTTCAGTTTTACTGGAAGGTAAACTTCGAGAAGTGCATTGACTCCCCAGTAAGCGAATACGAGGGACGCTACATATGCGTTGGCGCACATTCCAAAATTCTACGTACTCTGGATCCCCAGACGGGCAACGAACTGAGTATTGTCCGGCTACCCAATCGCATTGAGTGCAAGGTTACGTTTCTCAGCGAAAAACTTGCCATGGTGGGCTGCTACGATGGTTGTCTCTACGGTTTCAATCCTCAAACCGGTGACACTGTGTTTTCCGTGGAAATTGGCGGCATGATTAAATCGCAGCCCCTGCTTACCACCGATGGTCGTCGAATTATAGTATGCAGCTATGCGGAGGACTACAATGTCTATTGCTTGTCAGCCGAGCAGCAGGAAGTGCTGTGGTGTCAGAAGATTGGCGAGAAGGCGATCTTTGCAGGAGCTCTGGAGCTGCCAAGCGAACAGTCGCTCATCATCTGTACTTTGGACGGCAGCTGTTCGCGTGTGGCCATCACCGATGGCTCCGTTGAGTGGACGCATAAGTTCAGGGAGCCTATTTTCTCCACACCTGTCCTACTGGAATCCAAGTCCAATGTCTTTCTGGCCGCCGAAGTGGCTGGTCGAGTTCACGCCTGTCATGTGGGCAACGGAAAAGTG ttgGCCACCTTCAGCACAGAAGGAAACATCTTCTCCTCGCTGGTGGTCAAGACTCCACCCACTTTCATGGGACATTCCTTTGTCGTCTTCGGTTGCATAGATCAACATGTCTACTGCCTGCGATGTAAAACGGGCCCGGGCGCAAAATCCGTTGATTTTGAGCTGCACTGGAAGACCAATGTGGGTGCCCCTATTTATGCCACGCCCAGTCTGCTCACAGTGCAACCGAATGGAATTCTCGCTTGGTGCGGCGCCACCGATGGACGTGTCGTCCTGATGAACTTCAGGAATGGCGAGATTCAGTGGTCTGACAAACTTCCCGGCGAAGTGTTTTCCAGTGCTTGCTATATTGAGAGCCTTCGACGGGTATACGTGGGTTGTCGAGATAACTTCCTGTACTGTCTGGGCATCTAA
- the Agpat2 gene encoding 1-acyl-sn-glycerol-3-phosphate acyltransferase alpha, with protein MACTCEVIGLACVVALILSATAKAPYQMRMVFIFFGAGAIVLICVPFMILRPRDYRNALVPAWCFRQLCRLMGITMEVRGLENVRKDHGAVVIMNHQSAVDLCVLAHLWPVIGRATVVSKKEVLYLPFFGIGAWLWGTLFINRSRKTDSINSLQKEAKAIQERNCKLLLFPEGTRNSKDSLLPFKKGSFHIALQGKSPVQPVVISKYSFMDDEKKTFRPGHALIHILPEVSTEKYAKEDVQLLIDECQSIMQTEYTKLSKEGQALSSKKQA; from the exons ATGGCTTGCACCTGCGAAGTAATTGGCCTTGCCTGCGTGGTGGCCTTAATACTGAGCGCTACGGCGAAAGCTCCCTATCAAATGCGGATGGTCTTTATATTCTTTGGAGCGGGTGCTATAGTCCTGATTTGCGTGCCTTTTATGATCCTCCGTCCGAGGGACTACCGAAATGCGCT CGTTCCAGCTTGGTGCTTCCGGCAGCTTTGCCGCCTGATGGGCATCACGATGGAGGTTCGGGGCCTGGAGAACGTGCGTAAGGACCACGGTGCTGTGGTGATCATGAATCACCAGAGTGCCGTGGATCTGTGTGTGCTGGCCCACCTGTGGCCGGTGATCGGCAGGGCAACGGTCGTATCCAAAAAGGAGGTGCTCTACCTTCCCTTCTTTGGCATCGGAGCCTGGCTGTGGGGAACTCTGTTCATCAATCGGTCACGCAAGACCGATTCGATCAACTCTCTGCAGAAGGAGGCCAAGGCGATACAGGAGCGGAACTGCAAACTGCTGCTCTTCCCGGAGGGCACACGCAACTCCAAGGACTCGCTGCTGCCCTTCAAGAAGGGATCGTTCCACATCGCCCTCCAGGGCAAGAGTCCCGTCCAGCCAGTGGTCATATCCAAATACTCATTCATGGACGATGAAAAGAAGACCTTCCGCCCCGGCCACGCCCTAATCCACATCCTTCCAGAGGTCTCAACTGAAAAGTACGCCAAGGAGGATGTGCAACTGCTGATCGACGAGTGCCAGTCCATCATGCAGACGGAGTACACGAAGCTGAGTAAAGAGGGCCAAGCCTTGAGCTCGAAGAAGCAAGCCTAG